One window from the genome of Apus apus isolate bApuApu2 chromosome 12, bApuApu2.pri.cur, whole genome shotgun sequence encodes:
- the RAB33A gene encoding ras-related protein Rab-33A, producing MAAGGGGGRPPGPEASLEPYVQTRIFKIIVIGDSNVGKTCLTFRFCGGTFPDKTEATIGVDFREKTVEIEGERIKVQVWDTAGQERFRKSMVEHYYRNVHAVVFVYDVTKMTSFTNLKMWIEECNGHAVPPLVPRVLVGNKCDLKDLIQVPSSMALKFADAHNMLLFETSAKDPQESQNVDAIFMCLACRLKAQRSLLCRDLEGRPGQPRPEPAHGAGGRTCPC from the exons ATGGCGGCGGGCGGAGGGGGCGGGCGGCCGCCGGGCCCCGAGGCCTCCCTGGAGCCCTACGTGCAGACCCGCATCTTCAAGATCATCGTGATCGGGGACTCCAACGTGGGCAAGACCTGCCTGACCTTCCGCTTCTGCGGGGGCACCTTCCCCGACAAGACCGAGGCCACCATCGGCGTGGACTTCCGCGAGAAGACGGTGGAGATCGAGGGGGAGCGCATCAAG gtgCAGGTGTGGGACACAGCAGGCCAGGAGAGGTTCCGGAAGAGCATGGTGGAGCACTACTACCGCAACGTGCACGCCGTCGTCTTCGTGTACGACGTGACCAAGATGACCTCCTTCACCAACCTCAAGATGTGGATCGAGGAGTGCAACGGGCACGCCGTGCCCCCCCTTGtccccagggtgctggtggggaACAAGTGTGACTTGAAAGACCTGATCCAAGTGCCATCCAGCATGGCCCTGAAGTTCGCCGACGCTCACAACATGCTGTTGTTTGAGACCTCGGCCAAGGACCCTCAGGAGAGCCAGAACGTGGATGCCATTTTCATGTGCCTGGCCTGCCGGCTGAAGGCGCAGCGCTCGCTGCTCTGCCGGGACCTGGAGGGGCGGCCGGGCCAGCCGCGCCCGGAGCCCGCGCACGGCGCCGGCGGGAGGACCTGCCCGTGCTGA
- the RBMX2 gene encoding RNA-binding motif protein, X-linked 2 produces AGAVRAAAIMNPLTKVKLINELNAREAELGVQEAVSWHAEYKDSAWIFIGGLPYELTEGDVICVFSQYGEVVNINLVRDKKTGKSKGFCFLCYEDQRSTVLAVDNFNGIKIKGRTIRVDHVANYRPPKDSDDLDDVTKALHEKGCGVKTPPHTSSESQSEDEDVPVKKQKDQERSREEWPKGSQAVRRAPPPEEEPPRVRIKKEKEDPGYERYASGSHPPGKGSERKPGSRTQWEEEERRHQRPSERRGEKRSQEQRAHSSWWEEREKREEGSRRGEGHSSRREEGPEGGRSRERGAREPHSRHGERGSARGSSHH; encoded by the exons gcgGGCGCAGTGCGCGCCGCCGCCATCATGAA CCCCCTGACCAAGGTGAAGCTGATCAACGAGCTGAACGCGCGGGAGGCGGAGCTGGGCGTGCAGGAGGCGGTGTCGTGGCACGCGGAGTACAAGGACAGCGCCTGGATCTTCATCG GCGGGCTGCCCTACGAGCTGACGGAGGGCGATGTCATTTGCGTGTTCTCGCA GTACGGGGAGGTCGTCAACATCAACCTGGTGCGGGACAAGAAGACCGGGAAGTCCAAAGGCTTCTGCTTCCTGTGCTATGAGGACCAGCGGAGCACCGTGCTGGCTGTTGACAACTTCAACGGGATCAAG ATCAAGGGAAGGACCATCCGGGTGGACCACGTGGCCAACTACCGGCCCCCCAAGGACTCCGATGACCTAGACGATGTCACCAAAGCCCTCCACGAAAAGGGCTGTGGGGTTAAAACGCCACCTCATACCTCGTCTGAGTCCCAGTCAGAAGATGAGGATGTGCctgtaaaaaagcagaaag atcaggagaggagcagggaggagtggCCCAAGGGCTCGCAGGCTGTGAGGAGAGCACCGCCCCCCGAGGAGGAGCCACCCAGGGTCAGGAtcaagaaggagaaggaggaccCCGGGTACGAGCGCTACGCCAGCGGGAGCCACCCGCCCGGGAAGGGCTCCGAGAGGAAGCCTGGGAGCAGGACAcagtgggaagaggaggagcgGAGGCACCAGAGGCCGTcggagaggagaggggaaaagagaagccaggagcagagggcaCACAGCAGttggtgggaggagagggagaagcgggaggagggcagcaggaggggcgAGGGGCACAGCAGCCGGCGGGAAGAGGGTCCCGAGGGAGGCAGATCCCGGGAGCGCGGGGCCAGGGAGCCCCATTCCCGGCACGGGGAGCGGGGCTCTGCCCGGGGCTCCAGCCACCACTGA
- the SLC25A14 gene encoding brain mitochondrial carrier protein 1 isoform X2 has translation MSALNWKPFVYGGLASIVAEFGTFPVDLTKTRLQVQGQSGDARFREVRYRGMFHALFRICREEGGRALYSGIAPALLRQASYGTIKIGIYQSLKRLFVDRMEDETLLINVICGVVSGVISSALANPTDVLKIRMQAQGSLFQGGMIGSFIDIYQQEGTRGLWRGVVPTAQRAAIVVGVELPVYDITKKHLIVSGLMGDTIFAHFVSSFTCGLAGAVASNPVDVVRTRMMNQRAIVGSTELYKGTLDGLVKTWKSEGFFALYKGFWPNWLRLGPWNIIFFITYEQLKRLPF, from the exons ATGTCCGCGCTGAACTGGAAACCCTTCGTCTACGGCGGGCTCGCCTCCATCGTGGCCGAGTTCG GCACCTTCCCCGTGGACCTGACCAAGACGCGGCTGCAGGTGCAGGGCCAGAGCGGCGATGCGCGGTTCCGCGAGGTGCGGTACCGCGGCATGTTCCACGCGCTGTTCCGCATCTGCCGGGAGGAGGGCGGCCGCGCCCTCTACTCGGG GATCGCCCCGGCGCTGCTGAGACAGGCGTCCTACGGCACCATCAAGATCGGGATCTACCAGAGCCTGAAGCGGCTCTTTGTGGATCGCATGGAAG ATGAAACGTTGCTCATCAATGTCATCTGTGGCGTGGTCTCGGGGGTGATCTCCTCTGCACTTGCCAACCCCACAGACGTGCTGAAG ATCCGCATGCAGGCTcagggcagtctgttccagggTGGGATGATCGGCAGCTTCATCGACATCTACCAGCAGGAGGGCACCCGAGGCCTCTGGAGG GGTGTTGTCCCAACAGCTCAAAGAGCTGCCATCGTGGTGGGGGTCGAGCTGCCAGTCTATGACATCACCAAGAAGCACTTAATTGTGTCAGGCCTGATGGGGGACACCATCTTTGCCCACTTCGT TTCCAGTTTCACCTGTGGGCTGGCGGGGGCCGTCGCCTCCAACCCCGTGGACGTGGTGCGGACGCGGATGATGAACCAGCGGGCGATCGTGGGCAGCACCGAGCTCTACAAGGGTACTCTGGATGGCCTGGTGAAG ACGTGGAAGAGCGAGGGCTTCTTTGCCCTCTATAAAGGTTTCTGGCCCAACTGGCTTCGGCTTGGTCCCTGGAACATCATC TTTTTTATCACGTACGAGCAGCTGAAGCGCCTGCCCTTCTGa
- the SLC25A14 gene encoding brain mitochondrial carrier protein 1 isoform X1, which produces MSALNWKPFVYGGLASIVAEHLPRGPDQDAAAGAGPERRCAVPRGAVPRHVPRAVPHLPGGGRPRPLLGDRPGAAETGVLRHHQDRDLPEPEAALCGSHGRPGAASGLVSSGKCCDETLLINVICGVVSGVISSALANPTDVLKIRMQAQGSLFQGGMIGSFIDIYQQEGTRGLWRGVVPTAQRAAIVVGVELPVYDITKKHLIVSGLMGDTIFAHFVSSFTCGLAGAVASNPVDVVRTRMMNQRAIVGSTELYKGTLDGLVKTWKSEGFFALYKGFWPNWLRLGPWNIIFFITYEQLKRLPF; this is translated from the exons ATGTCCGCGCTGAACTGGAAACCCTTCGTCTACGGCGGGCTCGCCTCCATCGTGGCCGA GCACCTTCCCCGTGGACCTGACCAAGACGCGGCTGCAGGTGCAGGGCCAGAGCGGCGATGCGCGGTTCCGCGAGGTGCGGTACCGCGGCATGTTCCACGCGCTGTTCCGCATCTGCCGGGAGGAGGGCGGCCGCGCCCTCTACTCGGG GATCGCCCCGGCGCTGCTGAGACAGGCGTCCTACGGCACCATCAAGATCGGGATCTACCAGAGCCTGAAGCGGCTCTTTGTGGATCGCATGGAAG GCCTGGGGCAGCCAGTGGCCTGGTGTCCTCGGGGAAGTGCTGTG ATGAAACGTTGCTCATCAATGTCATCTGTGGCGTGGTCTCGGGGGTGATCTCCTCTGCACTTGCCAACCCCACAGACGTGCTGAAG ATCCGCATGCAGGCTcagggcagtctgttccagggTGGGATGATCGGCAGCTTCATCGACATCTACCAGCAGGAGGGCACCCGAGGCCTCTGGAGG GGTGTTGTCCCAACAGCTCAAAGAGCTGCCATCGTGGTGGGGGTCGAGCTGCCAGTCTATGACATCACCAAGAAGCACTTAATTGTGTCAGGCCTGATGGGGGACACCATCTTTGCCCACTTCGT TTCCAGTTTCACCTGTGGGCTGGCGGGGGCCGTCGCCTCCAACCCCGTGGACGTGGTGCGGACGCGGATGATGAACCAGCGGGCGATCGTGGGCAGCACCGAGCTCTACAAGGGTACTCTGGATGGCCTGGTGAAG ACGTGGAAGAGCGAGGGCTTCTTTGCCCTCTATAAAGGTTTCTGGCCCAACTGGCTTCGGCTTGGTCCCTGGAACATCATC TTTTTTATCACGTACGAGCAGCTGAAGCGCCTGCCCTTCTGa
- the SLC25A14 gene encoding brain mitochondrial carrier protein 1 isoform X3, which produces MSALNWKPFVYGGLASIVAEFGTFPVDLTKTRLQVQGQSGDARFREDRPGAAETGVLRHHQDRDLPEPEAALCGSHGRPGAASGLVSSGKCCDETLLINVICGVVSGVISSALANPTDVLKIRMQAQGSLFQGGMIGSFIDIYQQEGTRGLWRGVVPTAQRAAIVVGVELPVYDITKKHLIVSGLMGDTIFAHFVSSFTCGLAGAVASNPVDVVRTRMMNQRAIVGSTELYKGTLDGLVKTWKSEGFFALYKGFWPNWLRLGPWNIIFFITYEQLKRLPF; this is translated from the exons ATGTCCGCGCTGAACTGGAAACCCTTCGTCTACGGCGGGCTCGCCTCCATCGTGGCCGAGTTCG GCACCTTCCCCGTGGACCTGACCAAGACGCGGCTGCAGGTGCAGGGCCAGAGCGGCGATGCGCGGTTCCGCGAG GATCGCCCCGGCGCTGCTGAGACAGGCGTCCTACGGCACCATCAAGATCGGGATCTACCAGAGCCTGAAGCGGCTCTTTGTGGATCGCATGGAAG GCCTGGGGCAGCCAGTGGCCTGGTGTCCTCGGGGAAGTGCTGTG ATGAAACGTTGCTCATCAATGTCATCTGTGGCGTGGTCTCGGGGGTGATCTCCTCTGCACTTGCCAACCCCACAGACGTGCTGAAG ATCCGCATGCAGGCTcagggcagtctgttccagggTGGGATGATCGGCAGCTTCATCGACATCTACCAGCAGGAGGGCACCCGAGGCCTCTGGAGG GGTGTTGTCCCAACAGCTCAAAGAGCTGCCATCGTGGTGGGGGTCGAGCTGCCAGTCTATGACATCACCAAGAAGCACTTAATTGTGTCAGGCCTGATGGGGGACACCATCTTTGCCCACTTCGT TTCCAGTTTCACCTGTGGGCTGGCGGGGGCCGTCGCCTCCAACCCCGTGGACGTGGTGCGGACGCGGATGATGAACCAGCGGGCGATCGTGGGCAGCACCGAGCTCTACAAGGGTACTCTGGATGGCCTGGTGAAG ACGTGGAAGAGCGAGGGCTTCTTTGCCCTCTATAAAGGTTTCTGGCCCAACTGGCTTCGGCTTGGTCCCTGGAACATCATC TTTTTTATCACGTACGAGCAGCTGAAGCGCCTGCCCTTCTGa
- the SLC25A14 gene encoding brain mitochondrial carrier protein 1 isoform X4 translates to MRGSARIAPALLRQASYGTIKIGIYQSLKRLFVDRMEDETLLINVICGVVSGVISSALANPTDVLKIRMQAQGSLFQGGMIGSFIDIYQQEGTRGLWRGVVPTAQRAAIVVGVELPVYDITKKHLIVSGLMGDTIFAHFVSSFTCGLAGAVASNPVDVVRTRMMNQRAIVGSTELYKGTLDGLVKTWKSEGFFALYKGFWPNWLRLGPWNIIFFITYEQLKRLPF, encoded by the exons ATGCGCGGTTCCGCGAG GATCGCCCCGGCGCTGCTGAGACAGGCGTCCTACGGCACCATCAAGATCGGGATCTACCAGAGCCTGAAGCGGCTCTTTGTGGATCGCATGGAAG ATGAAACGTTGCTCATCAATGTCATCTGTGGCGTGGTCTCGGGGGTGATCTCCTCTGCACTTGCCAACCCCACAGACGTGCTGAAG ATCCGCATGCAGGCTcagggcagtctgttccagggTGGGATGATCGGCAGCTTCATCGACATCTACCAGCAGGAGGGCACCCGAGGCCTCTGGAGG GGTGTTGTCCCAACAGCTCAAAGAGCTGCCATCGTGGTGGGGGTCGAGCTGCCAGTCTATGACATCACCAAGAAGCACTTAATTGTGTCAGGCCTGATGGGGGACACCATCTTTGCCCACTTCGT TTCCAGTTTCACCTGTGGGCTGGCGGGGGCCGTCGCCTCCAACCCCGTGGACGTGGTGCGGACGCGGATGATGAACCAGCGGGCGATCGTGGGCAGCACCGAGCTCTACAAGGGTACTCTGGATGGCCTGGTGAAG ACGTGGAAGAGCGAGGGCTTCTTTGCCCTCTATAAAGGTTTCTGGCCCAACTGGCTTCGGCTTGGTCCCTGGAACATCATC TTTTTTATCACGTACGAGCAGCTGAAGCGCCTGCCCTTCTGa
- the GPR119 gene encoding glucose-dependent insulinotropic receptor — translation MPEDHVGDVLSWGCALQEPAVASPALGAVLAVLASLIIAANVLVAITLLCLIHKSGSKGLYFVLNLAVADTMVGFTVVGLVVDEFSQPFYPPQIFCVLRMAFVTSSSAASVLSLILVACDRHLAIRRPFHYVQLVTGLWVGVRLVGLWLVAALIGFLPVLAPAFQRDIPQGKKCSFFAVFHPAYMLTVFCAGFFPALCLFIYLYCDMLKIASLHAQHIRGVGLAGGCPPARALKAMRTVAVLVGCFTLSWLPFFIGSVVQTVCLECFPYRVIESYLWLLGLGNSLLNPLLYSYWQKDVREQLSQLAAGVKRRVLLLLLGSGRRFPGRDTKPLPTVSCLRLQD, via the coding sequence ATGCCCGAGGATCATGTTGGGGATGTGCTGTCCTggggctgtgccctgcaggaGCCAGCCGTGGCtagcccagccctgggagccgtcctggctgtgctggcctcGCTCATCATCGCCGCCAACGTGCTGGTGGCCATCACTCTGCTCTGCCTCATCCACAAGAGCGGCTCCAAGGGCCTCTACTTTGTCCTGAACCTTGCCGTGGCAGACACCATGGTTGGCTTCACAGTTGTGGGTCTGGTCGTGGATGAGTTTTCCCAGCCCTTTTATCCTCCCCAGATCTTCTGCGTCCTGAGAATGGCTTTTGTCACCTCCTCTTCAGCTGCCTCTGTCCTGTCCCTGATCCTGGTGGCGTGTGACAGGCACCTGGCCATCAGGAGACCTTTCCACTACGTCCAGCTGGTGACAGGCCTGTGGGTCGGGGTGCGCCTGGTGGGGCTCTGGCTGGTTGCTGCCCTCATCGGCTTCCTCCCAGTCCTGGCCCCAGCCTTCCAGAGGGACATTCCCCAGGGGAAGAAGTGCTCCTTCTTTGCCGTCTTCCACCCTGCCTACATGCTCACCGTCTTCTGCGCCGGCTTCTTCCCAGCCCTCTGTCTCTTCATCTATCTCTACTGTGACATGCTGAAGATCGCCTCGCTGCACGCGCAGCACATCCGGGGGGTGGGGCTGGCGGggggctgccccccagcccGCGCCCTCAAGGCCATGCGCACCGTGGCCGTGCTCGTCGGCTGCTTCACGCTGTCCTGGCTGCCCTTCTTCATCGGCAGCGTGGTGCAGACCGTCTGCCTGGAGTGCTTCCCCTACAGAGTCATCGAGAGCTAcctctggctgctggggctCGGCAACTCCCTCCTCAACCCGCTGCTCTACTCCTACTGGCAGAAGGACGTGCgggagcagctctcccagctggcTGCGGGCGTCAAGAGGAgagtcctcctcctcctgctggggAGCGGGCGCCGTTTCCCGGGCAGAGACACCAAACCTCTCCCCACCGTGTCCTGCCTGCGGCTCCAGGACTGA